A region of the Azospirillum sp. B510 genome:
GCGGGGTCAGCAGCGCGCCGGCGGCCAGCATGGCGTCGCGTTCCACCACCGCCCCATCCAGCACGATGGCGCCGATGCCGACCAGACAGCCATCCTCCAGTGTGCAGCCATGCATCCGCACGCCATGGCCGATCACCACGTCGGCGCCGATGATCGTGGGATACTCGTTCAGCATGACGTGGATGATGGTGCCGTCCTGGATGTTGGTGCGCGGCCCCACCGTGATGCTGTGGTCGTCGCCGCGCAGGACGCAGCCGTACCAGACGCTGGCCTCGGCCCCGATGGTGACGTCGCCGACCACCACCGCGCCGGGGGCGACGTAGGCGTCGGCGGCGATGCGCGGCCACACCCCCCTGACCGGCTGGATGATGGCGCCGGGGTGGCGGGCGAGCAGGGCCTCCCTGCTTTCGAAAAATGTAGCGCCGGTGGTGTCGATGCTCTCGGTGGTCATTGGTTCTTATCCTTGTCGGTGTTCCGCCAGAGTTCCCCGGAAGGCGGCAGGCGAGTTTAGCCGAAATCCGGCGTCTCCGGCATCGGCCTCGGCAGGACGCCCAGGGCGATTCAAAGAAAGCCGTTTTTGACGGTTGCGATGGTGGCACAGCGATCTTCGGCGCATGCCATGCGGACGGCGGGGAGTGGGGCGCCGAAGAGATTGGCGATGCCCAGCATGGATCCGCGTCCTGTGGCGCGCTTGGTACGACGCCAAACCCTACAACCCTGAACAGCATACCGCCGCCAGAGCGCTCAACCTCGTTCAACAGGGTTGACACAGGGTGTCTCACGCGATGCCGCACGTCTCGTGCGCCACTACGAAAAGTACCTGCGCACCTCCGTCGCTTTCATCCGGATCGCCATGATCCGCCTCATGCTCCGACGCCTCGCCAGAAAATAATCTTTCAGGACAGACTCTGAGGAGTGGGAGCCGCCGACAATCCCGGCGCGGTTCCGCCAGGGGCACGATCTTCACACATCAATCAAGGTGGCGGGATCGGCTAGAAGCGCTGCGAGATGGCTGGTAAAACGGGCGGCATCCGCCCCATTGATGACGCGGTGATCGTAGCTGAGCGACAGCGGCAGCATGGTACGCCAGTCGATCCCGCCGGTTTCGTCAGGACGCGGCACAGGACGGTTGCGACCGACTCCGAGGATCGCCACCTCCGGCGCATTGATGATCGGGGTGAAGCCGGTGCCGCCGAGCCCGCCAAGCGAGCTGATGGTGAAGCAGCCGCCGGACATTTCCGCAAGCGGCAATCCTTTCTCGCGCGCCTTGGCCGACAGGGTCGCAACCTCGGCCGCCAGTTCGCGCCAGCCCTTGCGATCGCAATCGCGCACCACACCGACCAGCAGGCCATTCGGCGTGTCGATGGCGATTCCGATGTTGATGTATTTCTTCAAGATCAGCTGTTTCCCGGACGGATCCAGCGAAGCGTTGAAGCGCGGGTAGGCCTTCAGCACTGCCGCAACGCCCTTGATCAGAAAGATCAGCGGCGTGATCTTCACTGCGGAGTCGTCCTCCGCCAGACGGCGGCGCAAGGCCTCCAGCTCCGTAATGTCGGCGTCGTCATGATGGGTGACATGGGGGATCGCCACGCTATTGCGGGTGAGGGCAGCCCCAGCCAGAATCTGAAGGCGCGTCAACGGCACGGTTTCAACCTCGCCATAAACGGAAAAGTCGAACTGTGGCGTGGGGGCAGCGGCGGAGGATTTGGTCGGGTCGGTCGCAGTCATCGTCTGTATGGATCTCACATTGTGCAGCAAAAGGAGGCGGTAGAAATCACTCGATGACCGCCAGTAATGTCCCCAACTCGTAGATTTCGCCCACCGCCGCAACGATGCACAGCGTGCTGGACGCAGGGGCCTCGATGTCCTGAAC
Encoded here:
- a CDS encoding gamma carbonic anhydrase family protein: MTTESIDTTGATFFESREALLARHPGAIIQPVRGVWPRIAADAYVAPGAVVVGDVTIGAEASVWYGCVLRGDDHSITVGPRTNIQDGTIIHVMLNEYPTIIGADVVIGHGVRMHGCTLEDGCLVGIGAIVLDGAVVERDAMLAAGALLTPRKRVPARQLWAGSPAKHLRDVTDAEVDFIAFDVRHYAGLARAASGRG
- a CDS encoding 2-oxo acid dehydrogenase subunit E2, encoding MTATDPTKSSAAAPTPQFDFSVYGEVETVPLTRLQILAGAALTRNSVAIPHVTHHDDADITELEALRRRLAEDDSAVKITPLIFLIKGVAAVLKAYPRFNASLDPSGKQLILKKYINIGIAIDTPNGLLVGVVRDCDRKGWRELAAEVATLSAKAREKGLPLAEMSGGCFTISSLGGLGGTGFTPIINAPEVAILGVGRNRPVPRPDETGGIDWRTMLPLSLSYDHRVINGADAARFTSHLAALLADPATLIDV